A genomic window from Desulfovibrio legallii includes:
- a CDS encoding 4Fe-4S dicluster domain-containing protein — translation MGNQIVDAIRQAGVVGAGGAGLPTHVKADASVANVLVNGASCEPLLMSDPYLLECRTDDLLRGLRAMMDCTGAQRGVICLKGKHAAALRAVRQAVAHRPDMDVFELEDFYPAGDEQVMVYEVLGAVVPERGLPLQVGAVVSNVESLCNVAQALEGRPVTRRYLTVGCAVARPMVLRVPVGTCVDEVLRFAGGPTIADYKVVDGGPMMGRVLPATAQPVTKTTSGLLVLPPDHTVVARKIMDERTVRRLTNTVCCQCSLCTDLCPRNLLGHSLHPHKIMRVPAGAAAAEAPAAKEALLCSECGVCEKFACPLGLSPREVNAQLKRELGKAGVVWRYDGRPLHPSRFRAERRIPTSRLVQRLGLADYEAHPPFAGDYEPTEVRIPLRQHIGAPAIPVVRVGQQVREGDLVGEIPEGAMGARVHASINGTVRAVDNGCITIRA, via the coding sequence ATGGGAAATCAGATTGTGGACGCCATCCGTCAGGCGGGCGTGGTGGGCGCGGGCGGGGCAGGCCTGCCCACGCACGTAAAGGCCGACGCCAGCGTGGCCAATGTGCTGGTTAACGGGGCCAGCTGCGAGCCCCTGCTCATGAGCGACCCCTATTTGCTGGAATGCCGTACGGACGACCTGCTGCGCGGGCTGCGGGCCATGATGGACTGCACGGGCGCGCAACGGGGCGTGATCTGCCTCAAGGGCAAGCACGCAGCGGCCCTGCGGGCGGTGCGCCAGGCCGTGGCCCACCGGCCGGACATGGACGTTTTTGAGCTGGAGGATTTCTACCCCGCCGGGGACGAGCAGGTTATGGTTTACGAAGTGCTGGGCGCAGTGGTGCCGGAGCGCGGCCTGCCCCTGCAGGTGGGAGCGGTGGTCAGCAACGTGGAAAGCCTCTGCAACGTGGCGCAGGCCCTGGAAGGCAGGCCCGTGACCCGCCGCTACCTTACCGTGGGCTGCGCCGTGGCCCGGCCCATGGTGCTGCGCGTGCCCGTGGGCACATGCGTGGACGAGGTGCTCCGCTTTGCGGGCGGCCCCACCATAGCGGACTATAAGGTGGTGGACGGCGGCCCCATGATGGGCCGGGTGCTGCCCGCTACGGCGCAGCCCGTAACCAAGACCACCAGCGGCCTGCTGGTGCTGCCGCCGGACCACACGGTGGTGGCCCGCAAGATCATGGACGAGCGCACGGTCCGCCGCCTTACCAATACGGTCTGCTGTCAGTGTTCGCTCTGCACGGATCTCTGCCCGCGCAATCTGCTGGGGCACAGCCTGCACCCGCACAAGATCATGCGCGTGCCCGCGGGCGCGGCGGCGGCGGAAGCCCCGGCCGCCAAGGAGGCGCTGCTCTGCTCCGAATGCGGCGTCTGCGAAAAATTTGCCTGTCCCCTGGGGCTTTCCCCGCGCGAAGTCAACGCCCAGCTCAAAAGAGAACTGGGCAAGGCAGGCGTGGTCTGGCGCTACGATGGACGCCCCTTGCACCCTTCGCGCTTCCGGGCCGAGCGACGCATTCCCACCAGCCGCCTGGTGCAGCGCCTGGGCCTGGCTGATTACGAGGCCCATCCGCCCTTTGCGGGCGATTATGAGCCGACGGAAGTGCGCATCCCTCTGCGCCAGCACATCGGCGCGCCCGCCATTCCCGTTGTGCGCGTGGGCCAGCAGGTGCGCGAGGGCGATCTGGTGGGGGAAATCCCCGAGGGCGCCATGGGCGCGCGCGTGCACGCCAGCATCAACGGCACGGTACGCGCGGTGGATAACGGTTGCATCACCATCAGGGCTTAA
- a CDS encoding BMC domain-containing protein → MEDHKQRIIQEHVPGRQVTLAHLIASPQETLFRNLGLGERQATAIGILTITPSEGVIIAADIATKAAAVEVGFLDRMGGSLVFTGDVASVEAALRAVLSYFDAVLHYALTELTRS, encoded by the coding sequence ATGGAAGACCACAAGCAACGCATTATTCAGGAGCATGTGCCGGGGCGTCAGGTCACCCTGGCCCACCTCATCGCCAGCCCGCAGGAGACGCTCTTCCGCAACCTGGGGCTGGGCGAACGGCAGGCCACGGCCATAGGCATCCTGACCATCACCCCCAGCGAAGGCGTGATCATTGCGGCGGATATCGCCACCAAGGCCGCCGCCGTGGAGGTGGGCTTTCTGGACCGCATGGGCGGCTCCCTGGTCTTCACGGGCGACGTGGCCAGCGTGGAGGCCGCTCTGCGCGCCGTACTGAGCTACTTTGACGCCGTTCTGCACTACGCCCTCACCGAGTTGACCCGCTCCTGA
- the clpA gene encoding ATP-dependent Clp protease ATP-binding subunit ClpA, whose protein sequence is MLSKSVQSVIRDALMEAHRRRHDLLTVEHVLFALTNNMRGRIILEGSGASVPVLREQLEEFFSRELEAVPLSRNHEVSQTEGVQRVLDRALAHIRSAGRDTVELGDLLISIMDEEESYALFYLRKQGVERLDVLTFVSHGLEEGSGSRGVEQPGTEGGKDAKAADPLAQYAVDLTERAREGKIDPLVGRDAELDRAVEVLCRRRKNNPLFVGDPGVGKTALAEGLALRIVEGRVPEMFAKTRLYALDMGLLLAGTRYRGDFEGRLKAVVQRLKEQPDSILFIDEIHTIVGAGSTSGGSLDASNLLKPVLAGGELRCIGSTTYEEFRNHFEKDRALARRFQRIDLAEPSAEECLRILQGLEKRYADYHKVHYAPAALQAMVDLTARHVRDRLLPDKAIDVLDECGAAVRLGRGLRPVRGDETPQVGVGDVERVVARMAGVPVRTVSGKERVRLAHLEKDLRQLVFGQDAAIEITVRAILRARAGLGQEQRPAGAFLFYGPTGVGKTEVARSLAKLMGVEFLRYDMSEYMEKHAVSRLIGAPPGYVGFDQGGLLTEAVRKAPYSVVLLDEMEKAHPDIFNVLLQVMDYATLTDNTGRKTDFSHVILIMTSNAGAFEMSRPSMGFAGSVSQDAAHKALKAVENTFSPEFRNRLDALVPFNSLTEPMMLRIVDKFLGDIRQSLGHRKVALTVTDAARRWLARKGFDPAMGARPLRRLLRTELEDRLASALLFGNLKKGGNARLTCRNDALELESGPTAKATAKRKKSVAAAPA, encoded by the coding sequence ATGCTGAGTAAAAGTGTTCAAAGCGTCATCCGTGACGCCCTGATGGAGGCGCACCGCCGCAGGCACGACCTGCTGACCGTGGAGCATGTGCTCTTTGCCCTCACCAACAACATGCGGGGACGCATCATTCTGGAAGGCAGCGGGGCCAGCGTTCCGGTGCTGCGCGAACAGCTTGAGGAATTTTTCAGCCGTGAGCTGGAGGCCGTGCCCCTTTCGCGCAACCACGAGGTCTCCCAGACCGAGGGCGTACAGCGCGTGCTGGACAGGGCCCTGGCGCACATCCGTTCTGCCGGGCGGGACACGGTGGAGCTGGGCGATCTGCTCATCTCCATCATGGACGAAGAAGAGAGCTACGCCCTGTTCTACCTGCGCAAGCAGGGGGTGGAGCGCCTGGACGTGTTGACCTTTGTCTCCCACGGGCTGGAAGAGGGCAGCGGTTCGCGCGGGGTGGAACAGCCGGGGACCGAAGGCGGCAAGGACGCCAAGGCCGCGGACCCGCTGGCCCAATACGCGGTGGACCTCACCGAGCGCGCGCGGGAAGGCAAGATCGACCCTCTGGTGGGCCGGGATGCGGAGCTGGACCGCGCCGTGGAAGTGCTCTGCCGCCGCCGCAAGAACAACCCCCTGTTCGTGGGCGATCCCGGCGTGGGCAAAACCGCCCTGGCCGAGGGCCTGGCCCTGCGCATTGTGGAAGGGCGCGTGCCGGAAATGTTTGCTAAAACCCGGCTCTATGCCCTGGATATGGGCCTCTTGCTGGCTGGCACCCGCTACCGGGGCGACTTTGAAGGCCGTCTCAAGGCCGTGGTGCAGCGGCTTAAGGAACAGCCCGATTCCATTTTGTTTATTGACGAAATCCACACCATTGTGGGCGCGGGCTCCACCTCCGGCGGCTCGCTGGACGCCTCCAACCTGCTCAAGCCCGTGCTGGCCGGGGGCGAACTGCGCTGCATCGGCTCCACCACCTATGAGGAGTTTCGCAACCATTTTGAAAAGGACCGCGCCCTGGCCCGACGCTTCCAGCGCATCGATCTGGCCGAACCCAGCGCCGAGGAATGCCTGCGCATTCTGCAGGGGCTGGAAAAGCGCTATGCGGACTACCACAAGGTGCATTATGCCCCGGCGGCCCTTCAGGCCATGGTGGACCTTACCGCCCGGCATGTGCGCGACCGGCTTTTGCCGGACAAAGCCATCGACGTGCTGGACGAGTGCGGCGCGGCCGTGCGGCTGGGCCGCGGCCTGCGGCCCGTGCGCGGGGACGAGACCCCGCAGGTGGGCGTGGGCGATGTGGAGCGCGTGGTGGCCCGCATGGCGGGCGTGCCCGTGCGCACGGTTTCCGGCAAGGAGCGGGTGCGGCTGGCGCACCTGGAAAAAGACCTCAGGCAGCTGGTCTTTGGGCAGGATGCGGCCATTGAGATCACCGTGCGGGCCATCTTGCGGGCGCGCGCGGGCCTGGGGCAGGAGCAGCGCCCGGCCGGGGCCTTCCTTTTTTACGGCCCCACCGGCGTGGGCAAAACCGAGGTGGCGCGCAGCCTGGCCAAGCTCATGGGCGTGGAGTTTTTGCGCTACGACATGAGCGAGTACATGGAAAAGCACGCCGTTTCGCGACTTATCGGCGCGCCTCCGGGCTATGTGGGCTTTGATCAGGGCGGTCTGCTCACCGAGGCCGTGCGCAAAGCGCCGTATTCCGTGGTCTTGCTGGATGAAATGGAAAAAGCCCACCCGGATATCTTTAATGTGCTGCTTCAAGTTATGGACTACGCCACACTTACGGACAACACCGGGCGCAAGACGGATTTCTCGCACGTGATCCTGATCATGACCTCCAACGCCGGGGCTTTTGAGATGTCCCGGCCCAGCATGGGCTTTGCCGGTTCCGTGTCCCAGGACGCCGCCCACAAGGCCCTGAAGGCCGTGGAAAATACCTTCAGCCCAGAGTTCCGCAACCGCCTGGACGCCCTGGTGCCTTTTAACAGCCTGACGGAACCCATGATGCTGCGCATTGTGGACAAATTCCTGGGCGACATCCGGCAGAGCCTGGGGCACCGCAAGGTGGCGCTTACCGTGACGGACGCGGCCCGGCGCTGGCTGGCGCGCAAAGGCTTTGACCCGGCCATGGGCGCGCGGCCCCTGCGGCGGCTGCTGCGCACGGAGCTGGAGGACCGCTTGGCCTCGGCCCTGCTGTTCGGCAACCTGAAGAAGGGCGGCAACGCGCGGCTGACCTGCCGCAACGACGCCCTGGAGCTGGAAAGCGGCCCCACGGCCAAGGCAACGGCCAAACGCAAAAAATCCGTGGCCGCGGCTCCGGCCTGA
- the clpS gene encoding ATP-dependent Clp protease adapter ClpS, protein MSWNDADRSDGQSRLAVEQEIKEPDRYRVLLHNDDYTSMDFVVSVLRNIFHKTPEEATAIMLLVHRQGVGQCGVYTREVAETKVRRVRSTARAAGYPLKCTMEKVH, encoded by the coding sequence ATGTCGTGGAATGACGCAGACCGCAGCGACGGCCAGAGCCGCCTGGCGGTGGAGCAGGAAATCAAGGAACCGGACCGCTACCGGGTGCTGCTGCACAACGACGACTACACCAGCATGGACTTTGTGGTCAGCGTGTTGCGCAACATCTTTCATAAAACCCCCGAAGAAGCCACGGCCATCATGCTGCTCGTGCACCGTCAGGGTGTGGGCCAATGCGGCGTATACACCCGGGAAGTGGCGGAAACCAAAGTCCGCCGGGTACGCAGCACGGCGCGGGCCGCGGGGTATCCCCTCAAATGCACCATGGAAAAAGTCCATTGA
- a CDS encoding BMC domain-containing protein, with protein sequence MKLRTIGCVELNSIGLGMETADAMVKAAQVELVLARTTCPGRYLIVITGDTGAVTDSVQTGLRLGGDMVVGSFIIPNVHADVVPAMNGVALPGPINALGVIETYTAASCVLAADAAAKAGDVSLLELRLSAGLGGKAFVVMTGEVSAVHSSVEAGAAQAGEDNPVVSKIVIPSPSEELKRQLL encoded by the coding sequence ATGAAACTACGCACTATCGGCTGTGTGGAACTGAACAGCATCGGGCTGGGCATGGAAACGGCGGACGCCATGGTCAAGGCGGCCCAGGTGGAGCTGGTGCTGGCGCGCACCACCTGCCCCGGCAGGTACCTCATCGTCATCACGGGCGATACGGGCGCGGTGACCGATTCCGTGCAGACCGGCCTGCGCCTGGGCGGCGATATGGTGGTGGGCAGCTTTATCATCCCCAACGTGCATGCGGACGTGGTTCCGGCCATGAACGGCGTTGCCCTGCCCGGCCCCATCAACGCCCTGGGCGTCATTGAAACCTACACGGCGGCCTCCTGCGTGCTGGCCGCCGACGCCGCGGCCAAAGCCGGCGACGTAAGCCTGCTGGAGCTGCGCCTCTCCGCCGGGCTGGGCGGCAAGGCCTTTGTGGTCATGACCGGCGAGGTCAGCGCCGTGCATTCTTCCGTAGAGGCCGGCGCGGCGCAGGCGGGCGAGGACAACCCAGTGGTCAGCAAAATCGTCATCCCCTCCCCCAGCGAAGAACTGAAGCGGCAACTGCTGTAG